The following is a genomic window from Enterobacteriaceae endosymbiont of Plateumaris consimilis.
TCCTGAATATATTGGAAAAATTATTTTTAATCAAATATCTAAAGAAGCATGGAAACAATGGTTAATTAAACAAACTAAGTTAATTAATGAAAATAATTTAAATATGACAGATAAAAAACATTTTAATTACTTAAAAAAAAGTATGATATA
Proteins encoded in this region:
- a CDS encoding oxidative damage protection protein, with product MSRKIFCIFYQCEMTGLNHYIYPEYIGKIIFNQISKEAWKQWLIKQTKLINENNLNMTDKKHFNYLKKSMIYFLFMKN